Proteins from one Tenrec ecaudatus isolate mTenEca1 chromosome 8, mTenEca1.hap1, whole genome shotgun sequence genomic window:
- the EXTL3 gene encoding exostosin-like 3 isoform X2 — protein MTGYTMLRNGGVGNGGQTCMLRLSNRIRLTWLSFTLVIILVFFPLIAHYYLTTLDEADEAGKRIFGPRAGNELCEVKHVLDLCRIRESVSEELLQLEAKRQELNSEITKLNLKIEACKKSIENAKQDLLQLKNVISQTEHSYKELMAQNQPKLSLPIRLLPEKDDAGLPPPKVIRGCRLHNCFDYSRCPLTSGFPVYVYDSDQFAFGNYLDPLVKQSFQATARANIYVTENADIACLYVILVGEMQEPVVLRPSELEKQLSSLPHWRTDGHNHVIINLSRKSDTQNLLYNVSTGRAMVAQSTFYAAQYRPGFDLVVSPLVHAMSEPNFMEIPPQVPVKRKYLFTFQGEKIESLRSSLQEARSFEEEMEGDPPADYDDRIIATLKAVQDSKLDQVLVEFTCKNQPKSSLPTEWALCGEREDRLELLKLSTFALIITPGDPHLVISSGCATRLFEALEVGAVPVVLGEQVQLPYQDMLQWNEAALVVPKPRVTEVHFLLRSLSDSDLLAMRRQGRFLWETYFSTADSIFNTVLAMIRTRVQIPAAPIREEAAAEIPHRSGKAAGTDPNMADNGDLDLGPVETEPPYASPKYLRNFTLTVTDFYRSWNSAPGPFHLFPHTPFDPVLPSEAKFLGSGTGFRPIGGGAGGSGKEFQAALGGNVPREQFTVVMLTYEREEVLMNSLERLNGLPYLNKVVVVWNSPKLPSEDLLWPDIGVPIMVVRTEKNSLNNRFLPWNEIETEAILSIDDDAHLRHDEIMFGFRVAQHSLVNLRTLSSP, from the coding sequence ATGACAGGCTATACCATGTTACggaatgggggagtggggaacGGAGGTCAAACCTGTATGTTACGGTTGTCCAACCGCATCCGACTTACATGGCTCAGTTTTACACTCGTCATCATCCTGGTGTTCTTTCCCCTCATCGCTCACTATTACCTCACCACTCTGGATGAGGCCGATGAGGCAGGCAAGCGGATTTTTGGCCCCCGCGCTGGTAATGAGCTGTGTGAGGTGAAGCACGTGCTGGATCTTTGCCGCATCCGGGAGTCTGTAAGTGAAGAGCTCTTACAGCTGGAGGCCAAGCGGCAGGAGCTGAACAGCGAAATCACCAAGCTGAATCTGAAGATTGAGGCCTGTaagaagagtattgaaaatgcCAAGCAGGACTTGCTCCAGCTCAAGAATGTCATTAGCCAGACTGAGCATTCTTACAAGGAGCTGATGGCCCAAAACCAGCCCAAACTCTCTCTGCCCATCCGGTTGCTCCCAGAGAAGGATGATGCTGGCCTTCCCCCTCCAAAGGTCATCCGGGGTTGTCGGCTGCACAACTGTTTTGATTATTCTCGTTGCCCTCTCACCTCTGGTTTCCCAGTCTATGTTTATGACAGTGACCAGTTTGCCTTTGGCAACTACCTGGATCCCTTGGTCAAGCAGTCCTTTCAGGCTACAGCACGAGCCAACATTTATGTTACAGAAAATGCCGACATAGCCTGCCTCTATGTGATactagtgggagaaatgcaggaaCCAGTAGTACTGCGACCCAGTGAACTTGAGAAACAGTTGTCTTCTCTCCCCCACTGGCGGACAGATGGACACAACCACGTCATCATCAATCTGTCACGGAAGTCGGATACACAGAATTTACTCTATAATGTCAGCACAGGCCGCGCCATGGTGGCCCAGTCCACTTTCTACGCTGCCCAGTACAGACCTGGCTTTGACTTGGTAGTATCGCCACTAGTCCATGCCATGTCAGAGCCcaactttatggaaatcccaccacaggtgccagttAAGCGGAAATATCTCTTCACCTTCCAAGGTGAGAAGATTGAATCATTGAGATCCAGCCTTCAGGAAGCGCGCTCCtttgaagaagaaatggagggtgACCCCCCAGCTGACTATGATGATCGTATCATCGCCACTCTAAAGGCAGTGCAGGACAGCAAGCTCGATCAGGTCCTGGTAGAATTCACCTGCAAAAACCAGCCGAAGTCCAGTCTGCCTACCGAGTGGGCACTGTGTGGGGAGCGAGAGGACCGCCTAGAGCTACTGAAGCTTTCCACCTTTGCGCTCATCATCACTCCCGGGGACCCTCACTTGGTTATTTCGTCCGGGTGTGCAACACGGCTCTTTGAAGCCCTGGAAGTTGGAGCGGTCCCAGTTGTGCTGGGGGAGCAAGTGCAGCTTCCTTACCAGGACATGCTGCAGTGGaatgaagcagccctggtggtgcccaaGCCACGGGTGACCGAGGTTCACTTCCTCCTGCGAAGCCTCTCAGATAGCGATCTGCTGGCCATGCGACGGCAAGGCCgctttctctgggagacttaCTTCTCGACTGCTGACAGTATTTTTAATACCGTGCTGGCTATGATTAGGACTCGTGTACAGATCCCAGCTGCACCCATCCGGGAAGAGGCAGCGGCTGAGATCCCCCATCGTTCAGGCAAGGCGGCTGGAACTGACCCCAACATGGCTGACAATGGGGATCTGGACTTGGGGCCAGTAGAAACAGAGCCCCCTTATGCCTCACCCAAATACCTCCGCAATTTCACGTTGACCGTCACTGACTTCTACCGCAGCTGGAACTCGGCTCCAGGGCCTTTCCATCTTttcccacacacaccctttgacccCGTGTTGCCCTCAGAGGCCAAATTTTTGGGCTCGGGTACTGGATTCCGGCCTATTGGCGGTGGAGCTGGGGGTTCTGGCAAGGAGTTTCAGGCTGCGCTTGGAGGCAACGTTCCACGAGAACAGTTCACTGTCGTGATGTTGACTTACGAGCGGGAGGAAGTGCTTATGAACTCCTTAGAGAGACTGAATGGGCTCCCATACCTGaacaaggtggtggtggtgtggaattCTCCCAAGCTACCCTCCGAGGACCTTCTGTGGCCCGACATTGGCGTCCCTATCATG